A part of Rhopalosiphum maidis isolate BTI-1 chromosome 3, ASM367621v3, whole genome shotgun sequence genomic DNA contains:
- the LOC113557900 gene encoding heterogeneous nuclear ribonucleoprotein A3 homolog 1-like, producing MDANSDELKRQLFIGGLNFQTTKKSLRDFFEQWGEVEAAVVKKYPHTQLSRGFGFITYSRFYMVELAMSNTPHIIDGRKVEVKPALPHSRKHIRQLFIGDLHSKTTYESLKEFFQQWGEVEAAIVKRCHQTNRSRGFGFITYSQSYMVDQAMSNTPHKIDGREVETKLATPRSVNELNIKVDRNKVFVSGINKQSEHDLYLYFRQFGNITSIKIVRDKYTGDIKGFGFIKYDVQTSVDKALSIRSHLVAGERLCIKKALCRRIYVHDIQRSHGYVGGFHHFGNNNNLCLPKGGFYNNINIFY from the exons ATGGATGCTAAC agCGATGAACTTAAAAGACAACTATTCATTGGTGGCTTAAACTTCCagacaacaaaaaaatcacttaGAGACTTTTTTGAGCAATGGGGTGAAGTTGAAGCAGCTGTTGTCAAGAAATACCCTCATACCCAACT atCTCGGGGATTTggatttattacttattcccGTTTCTATATGGTTGAACTGGCCATGTCAAATACACCTCATATAATAGATGGTCGTAAAGTTGAAGTCAAGCCTGCTTTACCTCATTCC agAAAACATATCAGACAATTATTCATTGGTGATTTACACTCGAAGACAACATATGAATCacttaaagaattttttcagCAATGGGGTGAAGTTGAAGCAGCTATTGTCAAGAGATGCCATCAAACCAATCG ATCTCGGGGATTTggatttattacttattctcAGTCGTATATGGTTGATCAGGCCATGTCAAATACGCCTCATAAAATAGATGGTCGTGAAGTTGAAACCAAGCTTGCTACTCCTCGTTCC gtaaatgaattaaatatcaaagttGATAGAAACAAAGTGTTTGTTTCTGGCATAAACAAACAATCAGAACAtgatctttatttatattttagacaatTTGGCAATATCActtctataaaaatagtgaGAGATAAATATACTGGTGACATTAAAGGATTTGGATTTATTAAGTATGATGTCCAAACTTCAGTTGACAAAGCTCTTT CAATCAGAAGTCATCTAGTAGCCGGAGAAAGATTGTGCATAAAGAAAGCTCTATGTCGTAGAATTTATGTCCATGACATCCAAAGGAGTCATGGTTATGTTGGAGGATTCCACCATTtcggtaataacaataacttgTGTTTACCAAAGGGAGGATTTTATAAcaacatcaatatattttattaa
- the LOC113558871 gene encoding heterogeneous nuclear ribonucleoprotein A1, A2/B1 homolog, which produces MGANSDEQNRQLFIGGLNFQTTNKSLEDFFGQWGEVEAAVVKKYPQTKQSRGFGFVTYSQSYMVDQAMSNMPHKIDGHDVEIKRCITRKIINKPVNGKGIFISGINDQSEKDLLLHFGQFGNINNVKIIKNSVQSKAYGFVNYYETDSVYKALKNRTHLVAGKELKVNEAFKRNDSAGGDQSDSNGNMQRGISQNKIMERYYDRPTDVDFKNYSNGKSGSNTDTLKYYGTPQTWSSNYPEYVNQGGGSYSWHTSEQPNYNNQSYSGCGQNKSYYTSNNHDTFYSNSGTRNKDISHSPLYITGQQFIDKYSSNFINK; this is translated from the exons ATGGGTGCTAAC agCGATGAACAAAACAGACAATTATTCATTGGTGGTTTAAACTTCCAGACAACAAATAAATCACTTGAAGACTTTTTTGGGCAATGGGGTGAAGTTGAAGCAGCTGTTGTCAAGAAATACCCACAAACAAAACA atCTCGGGGATTTGGATTTGTTACCTATTCTCAATCCTATATGGTTGATCAGGCTATGTCAAATATGCCTCATAAAATAGATGGTCATGATGTGGAAATCAAACGTTGCATAACTCGTAAA ataattaataaacctgTTAATGGAAaaggaatttttatttctggTATAAATGACCAATCAGAAAAAGACCTTCTTCTACATTTTGGACAATTTGGCAATATCAAtaatgtcaaaataataaaaaattcagttCAAAGCAAAGCTTATggatttgttaattattatgaaacagaTTCAGTTTACAAAGCTCTTA AGAACAGAACACACCTTGTTGCTGGAAAGGAATTGAAAGTGAATGAAGCTTTTAAACGTAATGACAGTGCTGGTGGTGATCAAAGTGATAGTAATGGAAATATGCAGAGAGGAATttcacaaaacaaaataatggaaAGATACTATGAta GACCAACTGATgtcgattttaaaaattatagcaatGGTAAGTCTGGAAGTAATACAGataccttaaaatattatggaacTCCTCAAACTTGGAGTAGCAATTATCCAGAATATGTCAACCAAGGAGGTGGAAGTTATAGTTGGCACACTTCTGAACAACcta ATTACAACAATCAAAGTTATAGTGGATGTGGAcagaataaatcatattatacttctaACAAtcatgatacattttatagcaACTCAG GCACAAGAAATAAAGATATTAGCCATTCTCCCCTGTATATTACTGGTCAACAATTTATCGATAAATATAGTTCAAACTTTATCaacaa gtaa
- the LOC113558523 gene encoding uncharacterized protein LOC113558523: MDDCMTELCEIIHGLGERLPRKDTVELIQSVLLKQMILLIHQLQKAAILHNNQYISVKHILYVLKDYRVTLIRILSYYYLKDTIKKLSKLGNTEKPEKRKRNKKLELLGFFKDDMVENITNVEDESLQIDPAAALAAIDFTKKDVSPDKIHFKSIFHKLRNTIVELKLKINITEEDIKKSNESRLMRANDISILLTARAYEGFEICRRKSFHGRLGDKLLFQVQKALPWDITFNSQVKDILMFLAKETIQCLIDRVFENRKCKDSCDENNLAVMKKTKYRSILVDEVISATKFVWKIPLKEIHYLYKEEDTFFNEQLIFDS; this comes from the exons ATGGATGATTGCATGACag aacTTTGTGAGATTATTCATGGCTTGGGTGAAAGATTACCACGCAAAGATACAGTCGAATTAATTCAGTcggtattattaaaacaaatgataTTGTTAATTCATCAACTTCAAAAAGCtgcaattttacataataatcaatatatatcaGTCAAACATATACTATATGTTTTGAAAGATTATAGGGTCACGCTTATTCGAATTCTATCATACTATt atttaaaagatACTATCAAAAAACTCAGTAAATTAGGTAATACTGAAAAACCAGAGAAAaggaaaagaaataaaaaactagAACTTCtaggtttttttaaagatgatatggttgaaaatattacaaatgtagAAGACGAATCATTACAAATAG acccAGCTGCTGCCTTGGCcgctattgattttacaaaaaaagatGTATCTCCcgacaaaatacattttaaatctatttttcatAAGCTTAGGAACACAATTGtggaattgaaattaaaaattaatataactgaagaagatataaaaaaatctaatgaaTCACGTCTGATGAGAGCTAATgatatatcaattttactaACGGCAAG agCATATGAAGGTTTTGAAATATGTAGAAGAAAAAGTTTTCATGGTAGATTAGGAGACAAGTTATTGTTTCAAGTACAGAAAGCTCTCCCATGGGATATTACTTTCAATAGTCAAGTTAAAGATATCCTTATGTTTTTAGCTAAA GAAACAATTCAATGTCTTATTGAtcgtgtttttgaaaatagaaaatgtaaaGACAGTtgtgatgaaaataatttagctGTCATGAAG aaaacaaaatatagatcTATTCTGGTTGATGAAGTAATATCCGCCACTAAGTTTGTCTGGAAAATTCCTTTAAAAGAAATCCACTACCTCTACAAAGAagaagatacattttttaatgagcaattgatttttgattcataa